Proteins found in one Loxodonta africana isolate mLoxAfr1 chromosome 21, mLoxAfr1.hap2, whole genome shotgun sequence genomic segment:
- the AMFR gene encoding E3 ubiquitin-protein ligase AMFR isoform X3 has translation MLVAKLIQCIVFGPLRVSERQHLKDKFWNFIFYKFIFIFGVLNVQTVEEVVMWCLWFAGLVFLHLMVQLCKDRFEYLSFSPTTPMSSHGRVLSLLIAMLLSCCGLAVVCCVTGYTHGMHTLAFMAAESLLVTVRTAHVILRYVIHLWDLNHEGTWEGKGTYVYYTDFVMELTLLSLDLMHHIHMLLFGNIWLSMASLVIFMQLRYLFHEVQRRIRRHKNYLRVVGNMEARFAVATPEELAVNNDDCAICWDSMQAARKLPCGHLFHNSCLRSWLEQDTSCPTCRMSLNIADNNRVREDHQGENLDENLVPVAAAEGRPRLNQHNHFFHFDGSRIASWLPSFSVEVMHTTNILGITQASNSQLNAMAHQIQEMFPQVPYHLVLQDLQLTRSVEITTDNILEGRIQVPFPTQRSDSIRPALNSPMERPGSDQEEGETSTQTERVPLDLSPRLEEALDFSEVDVEPSEVEDFEARGSRFSKSADERQRMLVQRKDDLLQQARKRFLNKSSEDDSASESSLPSEGTSSDPVTLRRKMLAAAAERRLQKQQTS, from the exons CACCtcaaagacaagttttggaattttattttctacaagttcattttcatttttgGTGTGCTGAATGTCCAGACAGTGGAAGAGGTGGTCATGTGGTGCCTTTGGTTTGCTGGGCTTGTGTTTCTGCATCTGATGGTTCAGCTCTGCAAGGACCGATTTGAATAT ctttctttctctcccaCAACACCGATGAGCAGCCACGGTCGAGTCCTGTCTCTCTTGATTGCTATGCTGCTTTCCTGCTGTGGATTAGCAGTTGTCTGTTGTGTCACAGGCTACACTCACGGGATGCACACGTTGGCTTTCATGGCTGCAGAG TCTCTTCTTGTGACAGTGAGGACTGCTCATGTGATTTTACG ataCGTAATTCACCTCTGGGACCTCAACCATGAAGGGACCTGGGAAGGAAAGGGAACATATGTCTACTACACAGATTTTGTCATGGAGCTTACTCTCTTGTCCCTAGACCTCATGCACCATATTCACATGTTG TTATTTGGCAACATCTGGCTGTCCATGGCCAGCTTGGTGATCTTCATGCAGCTGCGTTATCTGTTTCACGAGGTACAGCGTCGAATCCGTCGGCACAAGAACTATCTGCGTGTGGTTGGAAACATGGAAGCCAG gtTTGCAGTTGCAACTCCAGAGGAGCTGGCTGTCAATAACGACGACTGTGCAATCTGCTGGGACTCCATGCAAGCTGCAAGGAAACTGCCCTGTGGACATCTTTTCCATAA CTCCTGTCTTCGTTCCTGGCTAGAACAAGACACCTCCTGCCCGACATGCAGAATGTCTCTTAATATTGCCGACAATAATCGTGTCAGGGAAGACCATCAAGGAGAGAACTTGGATGAGAACTTGGTTCCCGTGGCGGCAGCCGAAGGCCGACCTCGCTTAAACCAACACAATCACTTCTTCCACTTTGATG GGTCCCGGATCGCGAGTTGGCTGCCGAGTTTTTCTGTTGAAGTGATGCACACCACCAACATTCTTGGCATTACTCAGGCCAGCAACTCCCAGCTTAATGCAATG gCTCATCAGATTCAAGAAATGTTTCCCCAGGTCCCGTACCACCTGGTGCTGCAGGACCTTCAGCTGACGCGCTCAGTGGAAATAACAACAGACAACATTTTAGAAGGACGGATTCAAGTACCTTTTCCCACACAG CGGTCAGATAGCATTAGACCTGCATTGAACAGTCCTATGGAAAGGCCAGGCAGTGACCAGGAGGAGGGAGAAACTTCTACTCAG ACTGAGCGCGTGCCACTCGACCTAAGTCCTCGGCTGGAGGAGGCATTGGACTTCAGTGAGGTGGATGTGGAGCCCAGCGAGGTGGAAGACTTTGAGGCTCGGGGGAGCCGCTTCTCCAAGTCTGCCGATGAGAGACAGCGCATGCTAGTTCAACGCAAGGACGACCTCCTGCAGCAAGCTCGAAA GCGTTTCTTGAATAAAAGTTCTGAAGATGACTCAGCCTCAGAGAGCTCCCTCCCCTCGGAAGGCACGTCCTCTGACCCTGTGACGCTCCGTCGAAAGATGTTGGCTGCGGCTGCTGAACGGAGGCTTCAGAAGCAGCAGACTTCCTAG